Below is a window of Chloroflexota bacterium DNA.
CGAGCGACGCCACGTCAATACCGAGCCGCTGCTGAATGACCTGCGCGCCGTGCGCCTGCCCTACCGACTGCGAGGCCGCGAATACCGTGTTCGCGACAGCCGGGTCGGAGCCGTCGATCAGGACCAGCACCTGCGCGGGCCGGCCCTTCAGCAGATCATTGCCATAGCCGCTGCGCACCACCAGTCCCGCGCGCACCCGCCCGTTGTCGAGCAACCCGGCCAACTCGCGCTCGCTGCCCACCAGGTAGTCCATCGAGAAGTATTCCGAGGCGCGGTACGCCTCGATGAGTGCGCGGCTCTGCTCGCTGTGGTCGGCATCGTACACGCCGGTCACCAGATGCCGCACATCGGTCGTCGCCGCGTAGCCCAACAGGATGAGCTGCACGACCGGGATGAGAATCATGACCGCCAGCGCGCGCGGGTCGCGCAGGATATGGATGAACTCCTTGCGCAGGATGGGCCAGAGGCGGCTCGTCATGGTTTGCCTTTCGGGGCGGCCAGCGCGCCCCCCAGAAACAGGCGCACGCCGTGCTCGATGACGGCGTCATAATCGAGCGCCTCGTCGGACGGCATTTGCAGCAAGTCGTTGAGGATGATGTACGGCAGGAACTGTCCGGGGAACATGCGCGCCGCGATCTTCGGGTTCAGATCGCGGCGGAAAACGCCCGCGGCAATCTGGCGGCTGAAGTACGCTTCCAGTTGGCCGAACATATAGAGCGGTACTTGCTCCACATAGCGGGCCTTCACCGCGGGACGCAGCGACGGCACCGAAGAGACCAGCGAGCGCAGCAGGTCCGCGTTTTGCCGCACCGCGCCGATCAGGCTGCGCGCCAGGTGCAGCAGCGCCTGTTCGGGCGGCACCCCGGGGCTCATGGCCTCGGCCTGAAACAATTCGACCGCCGGGCTGACGAACTGGCGCGGGATGTGCACCAGCAGATCGCCCTTGTTCTTGTAGTATCTGTAGATCGAGCCCGAGGCAACGCCTGCCTCGCGCGCGATGTCGGCAATCGTGGCGCGTTCGTAGCCCTTGCGCGCGAAGACGCGCGCAGCGGCGGTCAGAATCTGGGCGCGGCGCTCGCTGAGCAGCGCGCGGCGCGCGGTGGGTGTCAGGCGGGGCATGGCGAATCTGATAATGAATGAACGTTCATTCATTTATCATTATACACAGCGCGCCCGGTTTGTCAATGACTGGCGCGAAATTCCGGCAACAAAAAGGGCGTCCCGTGTGGGTCGCCCCCCGTCATGCCTGCCACTGCCGCCTATCTCCCGGCCGCAAACGGATTGCCCAGCGCCGGATCGCCGAGCCACACGAACGTGTCGATCACCTCGCGGTTCTGTTCCTGATCGGCCGCCATGCGCCGCTTGGCGCGCATGACCGCCTCGCCAATCGTCGGCGCCGCTTTGACCACCAACTCGTCGAACAGGCCCTTCATCAACTCGTCCTGCGGGGCCGGAAACGACAAGCCGGTTGGCACGAGGCCGCCAATCATACCGCCGTCTGGCTTAAACAGCATGACTTCAGCAAGCGAGTCTTTTTGCGGATGGTAGAAGAAGCCATCCAGGCAGGTGGGCGTGAGCAGGATCGGCAGGCGTCCGCCGTTCTTGATATCGCCGGCGTGTTCCACGCCGAACAGCGGACCGGCCGCCCAGGTGTCGATCGAACCGTGCCCGACATAGGCAATGAGGCCTGCGCCGTCGTTCCACGCGCGCACCAGCGCCGGCCGCACCGTGTTGACGTTGCCGCCGGCGTCGGACAGGTACAACTTCTGGGTTGTCATGCCGGGCGGCAGAAGACCCGCCAGCATATCGGCGCTTGCGTTGAATGAAGCGTCCTTGTTGTCGGCGACGATCAGCGCGCGCCGGCGCCATTCGGCCGGGGCCGCCTGCTCAAACGCCAAAAGCTTGTCGACCGCCACGCGCACCTGCTCGGGCGTCTTGGCCGGGATGCGCCCGATCGACAGCACCGGACGGTCGTCTTCGTCGCTCTCGGCCACAAACCAGTTGTCGCTGGCCGCCTCGCCCAGATTGATGGCCGGCAGCAGGAAAGTCGGCACGAGATTCTGGTTCGGCCCCTTGAGATAGTTCTGGTAGTCGTAGCTCGCCTTGCCGACCAGCAGCACGAAGCGCGGCGCAGGCGACCAGTGTGCACGCGCATAGCGCACCAGTTCACGGATGGCGTATGGGGTGGGTACGCCATCTGAAAATGTGTCGTACACCTGCTCGATGTCCACCCGCTGCGCTTTCAGGCCGCGCGCCGTACGGTACGCCAGCAGCGGCTTGAGCGCATCGGCAAACGCGCCGGGCGCAATGACAAGGTAGTCCGCGCCCAGCCCGGCGGCGCGCAGGTCGCCGTCGCTCACCGGACGAAGCGAAACCGGCTTGCGAGCGGCGCCGGTCGCCAGCGCCATAAAGCGGCCGCCGCGCGTATCGGTGTAGCTCAGCACGGTCTCGCCATTGAGCTGCGCCACCACAAACCCGGACACGCGCGACGGCGCGGACGGGTTGGTCACATCGTACAGCGCCAGCGCGCCGTTGCGAAACCCGCCAACCTGCATGCTGCCTGCTTGAGCGGCAAATGACAGCATGTCGTCAGCGGCGCTGTACGCGCGCGCATACGATACGCCGATCGATTCGAGCAGGTCAACTTCCGGTTGATCGACCGCGCCGACCGCCCGCAGATTGACGCCATTGCTGCCGGTCTTGAACGCGGCGACCGGCGCTTCGAACACAAAGCGTGTGCGGCCCTCCCACTGTGCGTCACCGGCGAGCGCGCCGTTGACGCGCACTTCGACATGGTGCGCGCCTTCGGTCGCACCGGCCAGCGTCACGCGCACGCGAGCCTCCCCCGCCGCGACACCGGGCACATTCACGCTGATGGTTGTCGACAGCGGCGAGGCCAGCGATAACCAGAACCAGCGCGCGCCATCGATCGGGCTGGCGTTGTAGATGCGCCGCTCGGCCACGGTCAGTGTATCGGCAAACGAGGGCGCCGGCGGGCTGCCGGCGCGCTCGACCGTGCGCGTGCTCATGCGCAAGCCGGGCGCATCGCCGAGGGATAGCCGGTAGGCATCGGTGCTACTGTAGATGCTGATTTCGGGGCGCGCGTAGAAATAGAGGCTGAAATCGTCGCCGGACTCCACGACATCCAGCGGCACGAACGCATCACGATGGCGGAGTTGAAGACGAGGGAGTGCGCCGCCGGAAACGGGCAGGCCGGCCGCGCGCAAGTCGGCGGCGGTTACACGATAGATGCCCGGCTCGCCCACATAGACTTGCAGCGCGCGGACGGCCGCAGGCGCCGGCGTCGCAGCATCGGACGCGCAGGCGGCCAGCGCCAGCGCCAGGACGGCCGCGGCGAACAGCCTGCGCATTAACGGCGCAGGTAGTACTGCCAGAGGACGACGCCCGCCACACCGAGCATCAAGAAGCCGAACGCACCCATGCCCAGCACCGCGGCCAGACCCACACCAACCAACGCCGGGCTTGGCGAACTGGCAGCCGGCGCCTCGGTCGGCGTCGGTTTGCGCTGGGCCGGCGGGTTGGCGCGCGGCGCGGACGCCTCCGTCGTTGGCACGACCATGGCGACAATCGTAATCGTCGGCTCTGGGGTAGCCGTGCTGTCAACATCCACAGGCTCGGGCGTCGCGCTCGGTGCAGCGGGCGCAGACGTCGGGGTTGCCACCGCTGGCAGCGGCGTGACCGTCTTCACGTTCGCGGGCGGGACGGCCGTCGGCGGAAGTGCTGTGCTGGTCGGTGGCACCGTGGTCGGCGATGCCGTTGGCGGCAACGGCGTGCTCGTCGCCGTTGAAACTGCCGTCGCTGTGGACGTGGGCGCAACGGTGCGCGTCGCCGTCGGCGGGACCGCGGTGGCCGTGGCGGTCGGCGCGGTCAGATCCCCGGACACCGCCGACACCACGACATCATGAATCACGTTCGGATCACCGCACGGCGACCCGTATAGCTGCAGGCGGTAGTAGTATGTCGTGCCGAGCGGCAAGTTGCTGTCCGAGTATTCATACGTCAGCGGGCTCATGCTCTGCACACAGGGCGACTGGCTCGGCACAAACGCGATCTTGGCCCAGGAGTTGGCGTTGGAAGGCGTGGTCGAGCGCTCGACGTTGAAGCCGAAGTTCTTCAGTTCGGTGACGGTGCTCCAAGACAGCGTGATCTGGCCCGGCGCCCCGGTTGCATCAAAAGCGGATACCGATACGGCAGCCGATGCCGTCGCTGCCCATAGCGTCGCCAGCGCCACGCCCAGCAACAGTGCCGGAATGGCGCGCTTCATCAATTTGCGATAGGCCTGCCCGATGGTTGCTTTCATTGTCGAAGTCACCGCCTTCCAACGTGCCCGAAGACGGGGCCACCCCCCAGTCAAACTGCGTACCTGCCCGTTGCGCTCAATGCTGTTCACCCGGCCGACCAGCCGTACCGCATGCACCGGTGAATCGAAGTCCCAGGCGGCATCCCCTTTTGTCTGGAGATACGGCTCGGCGCCGATAAGCCTCAAGCGCAAGAGCCGATGCACCTGCAAGATGCCGTCGCGTTCAACCACGATGACATCCCCAACCCTCAGATCGCGCCACACGCACGACTTAAGCACGATGTCATCATTTGGACGGATCTCCGGCAACATGCTGCCGGTCGAAACCCGTAGCCGGACTGGCCTGCCTGCGGCCAGCGCGGCCTTAAGCAAACTCTGCGTGACATGGTCTGCTATGCTCGCGTCGGCTTCCACCTTCACCTACTAATACTAAGATACACTACTTGGATACCATCGGCAAATAGGACTTTAGGGGGATTGCGACCTTCGTGCTCAAAGACGTCACATTATTTGCCAAAGTAACTTCGCCCAATGCACCCATAATGCTCGCGGACACCGAAATCGGTATACTGGCCGATAACCAGTAGCTTGCATCCACCTGCGCCACGATCATGATCGTACCGCCGCCGCCGGGCGACAGATCCGACACAATCCAGGCGTATTGGGGCCCGGCATCTTCCGACAGGCTGGCGCCAGAGTAACTGTAAGTTGGCGTCAACAATCCCGCCGGCAAAATATCTGAGATCACTATATTCGTCGCCAGCGTGCCGCCCACATTGGTGTACTGCAGCGTGTACGTGATGATGGGGTTGCCGCCCTCCACCCATACAATACTCGGCGCACGCTGCGTCACTACCAGATCGACCGGCGGCGCAGCCACCGCAACCGCTGAATTGTTGCTGAGAATCGTCTCCGGCGCTGTCGTGCTGGCCTGCGCAGCGACCGCGAGAACGTATGTTCCGTGGTCAAACAGGTAGCTGCTCGTGCGCGCGTAAACGTTGATAGTCATGCTGGCGCCAGGCGCCAGACTCGAAGCATTCCAGACGTAGGAACTGCCGCCCATTGGTGTTACCACGGCGCCGCTCGCAACGTAGGTCACGCTGACCAGCCCGGCGGGCAGCACATCACTGATAACGACGCCCGCTGCGGTCACCTGACCTGCGTTGGTGAGCCGCAGCGTGAACGTCAGCGGCGTGCCGGCAGCCAGCGTGCCTGAGACGGCGGCGACATGCGACAAGACGAGATCTGTGTTCGGCACCAGATTGATCCGCAAGGCGGGGTCACCGAACAACGTAAACTGATCGACCTCGTCACCGTGCGCGCTGTTCGCCAGCTTGCTGAAATTAATCGCCAAACCAAGGCGGCTAAGATTGTGCTGGAAGACGCCGTCATACAGTTGAGTTGCCAGATCTTCGTGGGCTGTGTTGTAGCCGTTGCCCGATGATGCCCAGTCCGCGATAGCTCCGTAGCCGTCGGCCCGAATAAACGACTCGGCCAGTGTGGTATAGCCCGGCAACTGAAATTCGCCGGTCTGACACGCCAACTCGAGCAAGATCGGCTGGCGCGCCCCATTGGCCACCGTGGAGAATACGTTGATGGAGGACAGGTAGTTTCCCATGAGCCGCTCGTCCGCCCACTGCTGTTTGGACGCATGTCCAATATAGGTGGCAAACAGCATCCCCGTGTTGAGGGCCGTCGTGATCGCCCTGCGGGTCGCCACGTCGGTTGTGTAGAACCAGTCGCCGGTGATCGTCGGCGTATACGGATCGTAGTAAACGCGCGTCGCCGTGTAGTAAGCCGGGATGTGACTGCTAATACGATCGGCCGTGCCGGGGAAGTCGCCGCCGGTCCCCGGATTGCCATAGGCATCGTAGTAGTTGTCGGCAAAATACCCAACGGTCGACTGCCATGCGCCGGGCGGCGGAGCCTGCTCGTACGCGACGATCTTGTTGACCATCGCAACAGTCTCTGTGACGCTGCGCGACGGCAGGCGCCCGATCGCCATGTCCGGGATCACGCCGTTGCCGGTCAGGTTGACATACCAGTTGTCCACCGCGGTTTCGTTGAGCTGCACGAAGTTGGCCTTCATGTACGGCGGAATGAACTGCGTTTCCTGCACATACGGGTAGATGTTGTGCGGGAAGTAATTATGGTAGTTGACGGTGCCGTCACCGACCAGCAGCACAAATTGCGGCGCGGGCGTCTGCCAGTTGGTGTAGGCATACATCAGGAAGCTGCGGATGGCGGTGGCGTCGACCACGCCGTCGCTGAACTCGTCGTACACATCCGAGATGCGCGCGCGCGCCACCCGCAACCCCTGCGACGCACGCAGTGTCTCCAGCGGCGCCGTCGCCGTGTAGAAATCGTCGTACGCGATTACGATGTAGTCCGCGCCATTCGCCGTGCTCTTCAAGCTCGACGATGAGTCGTCGCGCACAATCGCTGGCGGCGTCTTGCCCACCGCCACCGCCTCATAGCGCGCAGCGCCCGCCGGCGAGTCGCCGAACACCAACGCGTACGGGCCGCTGCCGACGAACGTCGGGCTCGTCAGCCGCACCGCCTGGGTTGGAATCGAAACATCATACAGTCTCACGCTGTTCGTGCTGAACGCCGTCACGGTGAGCGCCAGCGGCCCCGCAACATTGGTCTGAAACGCGAGCCGGTCATCGCGCGCCTGGTAATCACGCTGGTATTCAACTTCAAACCAGTTCATCGCGATGCCATCGTAGAGCGTGAAATCGACATTGTCGTTGGGCACAACCACCGACAAGACGTTGGTACCAGAGATTAAGATGGACTGCGTAAAACTGACGGTAAAATCGCGCTGAACATCCCCCACCCAGCGATCCTCGCCAAGATACACGCCGTTCAGGTAGTACATGCCGTGATGCGGATAGGCGTCCCCGCCACTGCCGCTGTATCCCATGACCTGGACGTGCACAGTCGCAGTCGGCGCACTGGCATTTACTTCGGATAGCGCCACCGTGTACGTGGCGGGCGACGCCACCCAGCCAAGCGGCACGAAATAGAGCGGCGTATGGATGTTGTTCCAGAACCAGTGATCGCCATCCCCCCATGGATGGGTGTTGTCGTACATCAGATTGGTTTCGGCATGCACCGTTGCCGTGAACGTGGCCGGCGTCGTCCCGGCGGTCGGCACACCGGATCGCGTCGCCATGCGCGCGCCGTTGGCCCCGCCGTAGGTCAGCCAGTAGATGTTGATGTCCGAGTAAAGCGTGTTGATCGCCTGCGCGTAAAACTCGATGAACGATGAGCTCGTAAAGACGCCGGGGTCACCGGCCAAGTAGGTCGGCACCTCGACGCCGTTCTTGAATATCTGGAGGGTGGATGGCGTCACCGTTGCGGGAATGCCGGCACTGACCAAGTCACTGTATGTCAACCGATAGATGCCTTCGTCGCGAATGCTGACGCGATACGATGGCGTGGGCGCCGAGGCGGGACGGCTTGGCGTGCTCGCCGGTGTACTCGCCGCCTGCCGCCAGGCGAGCGCCTGACTGTAGTTAAGCAGTTGGCTGCTCAAGATCGGCTCAAAAACGCCCTCGTCGCGATAGACGCCGCTTTGCGGCGCCCTGCCCGCCGGGCGTGTGAAGCGCACCTCGACACGCATCCGCCGCGCCCAGCGCACGCGCCCCTGCGCCGCGTCGTAGCGGAACGGGGACAGCACGATCTGCGCAATGCGCTGGCTGCGCATGGAACGCAATGCGTTGATGCGCGCCGATTCGGTGGGCGTGTAGCCGCGCTGCGCGTACGCTGCCGGGTCAGGGGCATAGCGATAGCTGGACGCGGCAGGCGGATCCGCTCCCGGCAGGCCGCCATTGGCCAGACTCGGCAGCGGCGCCAGCTTGTGCGGCAGGTAGAACTCCGCCGCGTCTTCCGAGAGCACCTGCACGACTACGTCGGCGTCCTGCGGCGCGCCGATCAGCAGGCTCTGGATGAGCAGTTGGGGGTAGCCGGGCCGCGGGCTCCAGAGCGTCAGGTCGGGCGCATTCAACTCGACAAACGACTCCGCGTCACCGGCGCGCGTTTGCAGCGTGTAGCTGGGCACCAGCAGCTCAATCAGGAGACCGTTGGCATCGGAGCGCAACACGTTTACGCCGGACGCAGGCGCCTGCGCACTGGCCGGCGCGCCAAGCCAGATGAGCAACACGACCGCCAGTGCGAGCGCGGTCCCGCCCGCCAAAGCAAGCCGCGCCACGCGCGTCAAGGTCGTGCGCGCTACCTTCTGCGCATCCGCCATACCAATGCCCCCAGCAACACCACGGCGCCAGCGGCCATGGCCGCAGCGACGATCAGTTGAGTTCCAGACCCGCCCGTCGTCGACGAGCCGGCCGTAATCATGAACGGGTCATGCTGCGTGCGACGGCCGTTCATCTCGACATCTTCAAGGACGTAGTAGTAGGTCACCCCGGCGATCGACGCCGTGTCGGTATACACATACTGCCCGCCC
It encodes the following:
- a CDS encoding TetR/AcrR family transcriptional regulator: MPRLTPTARRALLSERRAQILTAAARVFARKGYERATIADIAREAGVASGSIYRYYKNKGDLLVHIPRQFVSPAVELFQAEAMSPGVPPEQALLHLARSLIGAVRQNADLLRSLVSSVPSLRPAVKARYVEQVPLYMFGQLEAYFSRQIAAGVFRRDLNPKIAARMFPGQFLPYIILNDLLQMPSDEALDYDAVIEHGVRLFLGGALAAPKGKP
- a CDS encoding DUF11 domain-containing protein encodes the protein MADAQKVARTTLTRVARLALAGGTALALAVVLLIWLGAPASAQAPASGVNVLRSDANGLLIELLVPSYTLQTRAGDAESFVELNAPDLTLWSPRPGYPQLLIQSLLIGAPQDADVVVQVLSEDAAEFYLPHKLAPLPSLANGGLPGADPPAASSYRYAPDPAAYAQRGYTPTESARINALRSMRSQRIAQIVLSPFRYDAAQGRVRWARRMRVEVRFTRPAGRAPQSGVYRDEGVFEPILSSQLLNYSQALAWRQAASTPASTPSRPASAPTPSYRVSIRDEGIYRLTYSDLVSAGIPATVTPSTLQIFKNGVEVPTYLAGDPGVFTSSSFIEFYAQAINTLYSDINIYWLTYGGANGARMATRSGVPTAGTTPATFTATVHAETNLMYDNTHPWGDGDHWFWNNIHTPLYFVPLGWVASPATYTVALSEVNASAPTATVHVQVMGYSGSGGDAYPHHGMYYLNGVYLGEDRWVGDVQRDFTVSFTQSILISGTNVLSVVVPNDNVDFTLYDGIAMNWFEVEYQRDYQARDDRLAFQTNVAGPLALTVTAFSTNSVRLYDVSIPTQAVRLTSPTFVGSGPYALVFGDSPAGAARYEAVAVGKTPPAIVRDDSSSSLKSTANGADYIVIAYDDFYTATAPLETLRASQGLRVARARISDVYDEFSDGVVDATAIRSFLMYAYTNWQTPAPQFVLLVGDGTVNYHNYFPHNIYPYVQETQFIPPYMKANFVQLNETAVDNWYVNLTGNGVIPDMAIGRLPSRSVTETVAMVNKIVAYEQAPPPGAWQSTVGYFADNYYDAYGNPGTGGDFPGTADRISSHIPAYYTATRVYYDPYTPTITGDWFYTTDVATRRAITTALNTGMLFATYIGHASKQQWADERLMGNYLSSINVFSTVANGARQPILLELACQTGEFQLPGYTTLAESFIRADGYGAIADWASSGNGYNTAHEDLATQLYDGVFQHNLSRLGLAINFSKLANSAHGDEVDQFTLFGDPALRINLVPNTDLVLSHVAAVSGTLAAGTPLTFTLRLTNAGQVTAAGVVISDVLPAGLVSVTYVASGAVVTPMGGSSYVWNASSLAPGASMTINVYARTSSYLFDHGTYVLAVAAQASTTAPETILSNNSAVAVAAPPVDLVVTQRAPSIVWVEGGNPIITYTLQYTNVGGTLATNIVISDILPAGLLTPTYSYSGASLSEDAGPQYAWIVSDLSPGGGGTIMIVAQVDASYWLSASIPISVSASIMGALGEVTLANNVTSLSTKVAIPLKSYLPMVSK